CACTGCAAAACCTGCTTGCTGCGGCAAAAAATACGTCGCCAGGAGCCCGGGATCAGGACTCGGGGAGATGAAGGATCAGGCCGTCCAGATCAGCTGTCATTTTAATTTGACAGGAAAGACGGCTGTTTTCCCGGACATCGGTTGCGAAATCGAGCATTGACAGTTCCGCATCATCGGGTTTTCCGACTTTGTCGAGCCAGACCGGATCGACATGGACGTGACACGTCCCACAGGCACAGTTTCCGCCGCAGTCCCCTTCTATGCCCGGCACATCATTTTCCACTGCAACATTCATGGCGCTGCTGTTTTCTGACGCCTCAACAACATGCGCCTTGCCTGACTGTTCGATAAATATGACCTTGGGCATTTTTTGTCCTCTGCACTTCCCGGAGAGCCGCACACCATCGCCATGAATATGCGGCACCCCCTCATACGTCTTCTCAAATGAATCTATCTACGCCGGATCGAATTCGATCGGCAGACCTTCCAGCCCCCAGATGCCCAGAAACGGCCGCCAGGCGACGTCGCCTGCCAGTCTCGGATTTTTGACACGCTGGGCGATCAGGTGCAGTCCCTCGACGATCTGGGCGCGGGCGATAAATTGCCCGAGACAAATATGCATGCCGCGGCCGAAGGCGATATGCCGGTTCCCGTGCCTGCGCTCGGGATCAAATGTGTC
The DNA window shown above is from Emcibacter nanhaiensis and carries:
- a CDS encoding 2Fe-2S iron-sulfur cluster-binding protein; its protein translation is MPKVIFIEQSGKAHVVEASENSSAMNVAVENDVPGIEGDCGGNCACGTCHVHVDPVWLDKVGKPDDAELSMLDFATDVRENSRLSCQIKMTADLDGLILHLPES